Proteins encoded within one genomic window of Phaeodactylum tricornutum CCAP 1055/1 chromosome 27, whole genome shotgun sequence:
- a CDS encoding predicted protein, which translates to LRTDGRVWNQLRSSRLSLTRWENGATCTTQWGKGTRVSCTCTAELLPPNPDRPNEGMVALSVDLSPSASTAFRQAAPVTTGGSILRSLERVLLTGGALDTEALCVTPQYWVWKLSLAVTVLDDGGNLMDASVLAALAALRHYRKPHVELAAEGSNSGVPPRWIQSDLKEPVPLPLHHTPLSISFALLPHDTAAQSTASAKVTLLVDPDAREELVSVGTLSIAMNVHGEVCLLDFGGGCELATERLREAYRLAAQHVQDLCQALETSLQQ; encoded by the exons TTGCGCACGGACGGTCGGGTGTGGAATCAACTCAGATCTTCCCGTTTGAGCTTGACGCGTTGGGAGAATGGCGCAACTTGCACCACGCAGTGGGGCAAAGGGACACGGGTTTCTTGTACGTGTACGGCCGAGCTGCTACCGCCGAATCCGGATCGTCCCAACGAAGGTATGGTAGCCTTGAGTGTGGACTTGTCGCCCTCGGCTTCGACCGCATTTCGACAAGCTGCACCCGTCACGACGGGAGGGTC GATTCTGCGATCCTTGGAGAGGGTTCTATTGACCGGAGGCGCCCTCGACACGGAGGCCTTGTGTGTGACTCCGCAGTACTGGGTTTGGAAGCTGTCTCTCGCGGTTACAGTTCTAGATGACGGCGGGAATTTGATGGATGCCAGTGTTCTGGCGGCTTTGGCCGCTCTCCGGCATTATCGAAAACCCCACGTCGAGCTGGCTGCTGAAGGGTCTAACTCCGGTGTACCGCCGCGTTGGATTCAGTCCGACTTGAAGGAACCAGTGCCACTACCACTCCATCATACGCCCCTTTCTATCAGCTTTGCACTTCTGCCGCACGATACCGCAGCCCAGTCCACTGCCTCTGCGAAAGTTACCCTTTTGGTGGATCCGGATGCCCGGGAAGAACTAGTCAGCGTAGGCACGCTGTCCATCGCCATGAACGTGCACGGCGAAGTCTGCTTATTAGATTTTGGCGGTGGCTGTGAACTGGCAACAGAAAGGTTACGCGAAGCCTATCGACTTGCAGCGCAGCATGTTCAAGATTTGTGCCAAGCTTTGGAAACGTCTCTGCAACAA